Proteins encoded within one genomic window of Fusarium musae strain F31 chromosome 4, whole genome shotgun sequence:
- a CDS encoding hypothetical protein (EggNog:ENOG41~BUSCO:EOG092629ZN) produces METPAIPMPRDPREQAILEKLQLVRDRLLLLKQDRTNYIRTQDVMPLFDETMDQVKELAIVRAETGDKEENRLDKVLESCFQLLSLFYLTIGRNNEAPATYAMTSTVKRLLDHLTEAELYSAKDLGSIQSTLEDLSKSIKDAATDPSPDKRHPPYMLALLENRVALCNSTLARLQKRLERLPDYLLEAHEKLISILRSISLANTKSKFSTSEVKKLKNQILEIGEKHNNGTFTAEDGTLEEGGEVLKDLYLRCVRWSDMVLERQGEVAEQWRPIYDQLIQIRNDLEKLSLTQAWSLRETDLYDFQRQLDRIDESRQNGNWVDDRGRPADLWTQRTLLYLIRRSYAYIYSFMLASEPVSEALLPVYNQLQTLKRCLVEVKKNGGVSSVRELYPYSMKLNSLDNMKVDGKFVVNGDIPEGQGSVTGLLAECFDLNYELRVAAEEAAESRSNGGEA; encoded by the exons ATGGAGACTCCAGCGATCCCAATGCCGCGGGACCCCCGGGAGCAAGCTATTCTCGAGAAGCTACAGCTGGTCCGCGATCGCCTACTGCTTCTGAAACAGGATCGCACAAACTACATTCGAACTCAAGATGTCATGCCATTGTTTGATGAGACCATGGATCAGGTCAAGGAGCTGGCGATTGTGCGCGCCGAAACAGGCGATAAGGAGGAGAACAGAT TGGACAAGGTCTTGGAGAGCTGCTTCCAGCTGCTATCCCTATTCTATCTGACGATCGGGCGAAACAATGAGGCACCGGCAACATACGCTATGACTTCAACTGTCAAACGATTACTCGACCACCTCACTGAGGCTGAGCTCTACTCAGCCAAGGATCTCGGAAGCATTCAGTCCACACTTGAAGATCTGTCTAAAAGCATCAAAGATGCCGCCACTGACCCATCGCCCGACAAGCGACACCCTCCATACATGCTTGCACTACTCGAGAACCGCGTTGCGCTCTGCAACTCAACCTTGGCGCGACTTCAGAAGAGATTAGAGCGGCTGCCAGATTACTTACTGGAGGCTCATGAGAAGCTCATTTCGATCCTGCGATCTATCTCGCtggccaacaccaagtcCAAG TTCTCCACATccgaggtcaagaagctAAAGAACCAAATCTTGGAAATTGGCGAAAAGCACAATAACGGCACATTTACCGCAGAGGATGGAACCTTGGAGGAGGGAGGCGAAGTGCTAAAAGACTTGTACCTTCGCTGCGTCCGCTGGTCGGACATGGTACTTGAGAG ACAAGGAGAAGTAGCTGAGCAATGGCGACCAATCTACGACCAGCTCATCCAAATTCGCAacgaccttgagaagctttcTCTTACACAAGCATGGTCGCTTCGAGAGACGGATCTGTACGATTTCCAACGGCAACTTGACAGAATTGATGAGAGCCGACAGAACGGAAACTGGGTGGACGACCGTGGGCGACCAGCCGATCTCTGGACGCAACGCACTTTGCTCTACTTGATCCGAAGGTCGTATGCGTACATCTACTCGTTTATGCTGGCATCCGAACCAGTGTCTGAAGCCCTGTTGCCTGTTTACAACCAACTGCAAACACTGAAGCGTTGCCTCgttgaggtcaagaagaatgGGGGTGTATCCTCTGTGCGGGAGCTTTACCCCTACAGCATGAAG CTTAACTCCTTAGATAACATGAAAGTTGACGGCAAGTTTGTGGTTAATGGCGACATCCCCGAAGGACAAGGCAGTGTTACTGGACTGTTGGCCGAATGCTTTGATCTCAACTACGAACTGAGAGTTGCCGCCGAAGAAGCAGCCGAGAGTCGCTCGAATGGCGGCGAAGCTTAA
- the ALTA12 gene encoding 60S acidic ribosomal protein P1 (EggNog:ENOG41), with protein sequence MSHAELASSYAALILADDGVEITADKLQTLIKAAKVEEVEPIWTSIFAKALEGKDVKDLLVNVGSGGGAAPAAGGAAAAGGAAEEAAPEEAKEEEKEESDEDMGFGLFD encoded by the exons ATGTCTCACGCCGAGCTCGCTTCGTCCTACGCGGCCCTGATCCTCGCCGACGACGGTGTTGAGATCACC GCCGACAAGCTCCAGACCCTCATCAAGGCCGCCAAGgtcgaggaggttgagcCCATCTGGACCTCCATCTTCGCCAAG GCTCTCGAGGGCAAGGATGTCAAGGACCTTCTCGTGAACGTCGGCTCCGGTGGCGGTGCTGCCCCTGCCGCCGGTGGTGCCGCCGCTGCTGGTGGTGCCGCTGAGGAGGCTGCTcctgaggaggccaaggaggagg agaaggaggagtcTGACGAGGACATGGGCTTCGGTCTCTTCGACTAA
- a CDS encoding hypothetical protein (EggNog:ENOG41): MPSDLDTLLDMGFDKERAEIAVKKTGGLQGALQWLEDNQDKPIDEIKAAAAAKEEGDDDEDTEAKIAELETGTAKSLICNDCGKRFKNHDLATYHATKTEHTDFSESTEEIAPLTEDEKKAKLEQLRERLAAKRALQSVKDKEDHKRNEQIRQKSTKESQEAKEELARKQAVKEAAQKRQEKLEDQEAKRRIKAKIEADKAERRRKAEEAKAAREGRAPQVEAATPGGAAAVAAASKPKSNHNEARLRLQTDGGNITKTLPAETTLFELAQQLQSETGNAVSSFTTTFPRKTFEGDIDFSKTLKEAGLVPSSVLVVK; encoded by the exons ATGCCTTCTGATCTCGATACCCTGCTCGATATGGGCTTTGACAAGGAGCGCGCTGAGATTGCCGTCAAGAAGACTGGAGGCC TCCAGGGCGCTCTTCAGTGGCTTGAGGATAACCAGGACAAGCCtattgatgagatcaaggctgctgccgctgctaaGGAAGagggtgatgacgatgaggacacGGAAGCCAAGATTGCAGAGCTCGAGACTGGCACTGCCAAGTCATTGATCTGCAATGATTGTGGAAAGAGATTCAAGAACCATGATCTGGCTACCTATCACGCGACCAAGAC CGAGCACACTGACTTCTCGGAGTCAACAGAGGAGATTGCACCTCTGACcgaagacgagaagaaggccaagcttgAGCAACTTCGCGAGCGCCTCGCCGCCAAGAGAGCTCTTCAATctgtcaaggacaaggaagatCACAAGCGCAACGAG CAAATTCGCCAAAAGTCAACCAAGGAGAGCCAGGAAGCAAAGGAGGAGCTGGCCCGCAAGCAAGCAGTCAAGGAAGCGGCCCAGAAGCGACAAGAGAAGCTCGAGGACCAGGAAGCCAAGAGGCGCATCAAGGCAAAGATCGAGGCCGACAAAGCTGAGCGACGCCGAAAGGcagaggaggccaaggcagCCCGTGAGGGTCGAGCTCCTCAAGTCGAAGCTGCCACTCCTGGTGGCGCTGCTGCTGTGGCGGCTGCGTCTAAGCCCAAGAGCAACCATAACGAAGCCCGACTCCGACTACAGACCGATGGCggaaacatcaccaagaccttGCCCGCTGAGACGACATTGTTCGAGCTGGCGCAACAGCTACAGAGCGAGACGGGGAATGCTGTGTCTAGCTTCACGACTACGTTCCCTCGCAAGACCTTCGAGGGTGACATCGATTTCTCCAAAACCCTGAAGGAAGCGGGATTGGTCCCGTCATCGGTCCTGGTCGTCAAATAA
- a CDS encoding hypothetical protein (EggNog:ENOG41) yields MGCNNSRHILEMESRPIRPVTISSHSVGSVMAPSSIFQDFPETSELSRQQIIDAFQHMAEYLNECGTYVNCAVVGGVVNALYLRHRETTPDVEFLLHDPASKEYITLSNAASFANKKAQGTLGEQWFNNSMQIFVPRNIQLDILQWAKEQHEVIFEHRGNYGGLTVYAAPWDYALCSKLNSLYDNIRADDMEDAVAYLHRYLTLTRQESLNGNQVNDWCRKYHQDVSRDVLNRLGEAYARKHGSWPLQ; encoded by the coding sequence ATGGGCTGCAACAACTCTCGCCACATCCTCGAGATGGAATCTCGACCTATCCGTCCTGTGACCATCTCCAGCCATTCAGTTGGCTCTGTCATGGCTCCCTCGTCCATTTTCCAAGACTTCCCTGAAACCTCAGAGTTGAGTCGACAGCAGATCATCGACGCCTTCCAACACATGGCCGAGTACCTGAACGAATGTGGCACATACGTGAACTGTGCtgtcgttggtggtgttgtaaACGCACTTTATCTGCGTCACAGGGAGACAACTCCCGACGTCGAGTTCCTTCTTCACGATCCTGCCTCGAAAGAGTATATCACACTCAGCAATGCTGCTAGTTTCGCCAACAAGAAGGCTCAAGGAACTCTCGGAGAGCAGTGGTTCAACAACTCGATGCAAATCTTTGTGCCTCGAAACATCCAGCTCGATATTCTTCAATGGGCCAAGGAACAGCATGAGGTCATCTTCGAGCATCGCGGTAACTACGGCGGTCTCACAGTTTACGCTGCCCCATGGGACTATGCGTTGTGCAGCAAACTCAACAGTCTCTACGACAATATCCGAGCTGATGATATGGAGGATGCAGTCGCATACCTACATCGATATCTGACTCTTACTCGCCAAGAGTCCCTCAATGGGAACCAAGTCAACGACTGGTGCAGGAAGTACCATCAAGATGTTTCGCGAGATGTGCTGAATCGCCTTGGAGAGGCGTATGCTCGAAAGCACGGTAGCTGGCCGCTTCAGTAG
- a CDS encoding hypothetical protein (EggNog:ENOG41) produces the protein MSVGIEPFELSFRRPFTTEVSQTLTLKNPNPTPVAFKVKTTAPKQYCVRPNAGRIEAGQSFDVSVLLQAMKQDPAPDAKCRDKFLVQSAPITADKEFASVANVLETTDKAHLVERKIRVNWLAAGEADQAPNRPISTPNKQAIANGINDTPDVSRTFSSPGIRDESPSSSAAPPPYQSPKESTYEDEKPKSTYEDSEVKSTITQATTAIKETAELTYEELKAKLAQAEQQLVALKDSGLRQRNVKSASSDDDKRPLAQTAQAVTQTVEGVPVQMAAILCLVSFLLAYFFF, from the exons ATGTCGGTCGGTATCGAGCCGTTTGAGCTGTCCTTTAGAC GCCCCTTCACCACCGAGGTCTCCCAGACCTTGACTCTAAAGAACCCCAACCCTACCCCCGTGGCTTTCAAG GTCAAGACCACTGCTCCCAAACA ATACTGTGTTCGACCAAATGCAGGCCGCATCGAGGCCGGCCAGAGCTTCGATGTCTCTG TCCTTCTCCAGGCTATGAAGCAGGATCCCGCTCCTGACGCTAAGTGCCGTGACAAGTTCCTTGTCCAGTCCGCCCCGATTACCGCCGATAAGGAGTTTGCCAGCGTTGCCAATGTC CTTGAAACGACCGATAAAGCCCACCTTGTCGAGCGCAAGATTCGAGTCAACTGGCTCGCGGCTGGTGAGGCCGACCAAGCTCCTAACCGGCCTATCTCCACGCCTAACAAGCAAGCTATTGCCAACGGT ATCAACGACACTCCCGACGTTTCGCGTACATTTTCTTCACCTGGAATTCGAGACGAGTCGCCCTCATCCTCGGCAGCACCCCCTCCCTACCAATCGCCCAAAGAATCCACctatgaggatgagaaaCCCAAGTCTACCTACGAGGACTCCGAAGTCAAGAGCACTATCACTCAAGCTACAACGGCCATCAAGGAGACTGCAGAGCTGACCTATGAGGAGCTTAAGGCTAAGCTTGCCCAGGCCGAACAGCAGCTTGTAGCTCTCAAGGATAGCGGTCTTCGACAGCGCAATGTCAAGTCCGCCTCCAGCGATGATGACAAACGACCTCTCGCCCAGACCGCCCAAGCTGTCACCCAAACCGTCGAAGGTGTTCCTGTGCAAATGGCGGCCATTCTTTGCTTGGTCAGCTTCTTGCTTGcctacttcttcttctag
- a CDS encoding hypothetical protein (EggNog:ENOG41): MPATNSSTVTSRAKGDSPSPAPAAVEGADKSHDFFWTYTEEPHRTRRLAIIKAHPEITKLCGPEPLTKWVVLGVVSLQVFLAWMLQSTPFFSWKFWAVAYVFGATANQNLFLAIHEISHNLAFRSARLNRLIAIFANLPIGIPYSASFRPYHLTHHKSLGVDGLDTDLPTAFEAFVLDSILGKAFFCTFQIFFYALRPMAVYRVPLTGVHALNIAVQVAFDLVLLKYASVNSLLYLLLSSFLAGSLHPLAGHFIAEHYVYETVAPSARDPENKIPVPETFSYYGPLNWFTYNVGLHNEHHDFPAVPWTRLHKVREIAHEFYDDLPRHESWCYAIWRFIFDENVGMSCRVKRKQGGRLVGGGAVADWKQSEIESI; the protein is encoded by the exons ATGCCTGCGACGAATTCATCTACGGTCACTTCGAGGGCAAAGGGCGATAGCCCAAGCCCAGCTCCTGCGGCAGTCGAAGGTGCTGATAAGAGCCACGATTTCTTCTGGACATACACTGAGGAACCTCATCGAACTCGCCGTCTCGCTATTATCAAGGCTCACCCCGAG ATCACCAAGCTTTGCGGTCCTGAGCCTCTCACGAAATGGGTCGTCCTCGGTGTTGTCTCTCTTCAGGTCTTCCTCGCATGGATGCTCCAGTCGACTCCTTTCTTCTCATGGAAGTTCTGGGCTGTCGCCTACGTCTTTGGAGCCACTGCCAACCAGAACCTTTTCCTCGCCATCCACGAAATCTCCCATAACCTGGCTTTCCGAAGCGCCCGTCTCAACCGTCTGATCGCCATCTTTGCCAACCTTCCCATCGGTATCCCTTATAGCGCTTCGTTCCGA CCATACCACCTTACCCACCACAAGTCCCTCGGCGTCGATGGCCTTGATACCGATCTTCCCACTGCCTTCGAGGCCTTCGTTCTGGATTCGATTCTTGGaaaggccttcttctgcactttccagatcttcttctACGCCTTGCGACCCATGGCCGTCTACCGCGTTCCTTTGACTGGAGTCCACGCCCTCAACATCGCTGTCCAGGTCGCCTTTGATCTCGTTCTCCTAAAGTACGCCTCTGTCAACTCTCTCCTCTACCTGCTGCTCTCCTCCTTTTTGGCCGGGAGCCTTCACCCCCTGGCCGGCCACTTCATCGCCGAGCACTACGTTTACGAGACCGTTGCTCCCTCCGCTCGCGACCCGGAGAACAAGATCCCTGTTCCCGAGACCTTCTCTTACTACGGACCCCTCAACTGGTTTACCTACAACGTTGGACTTCACAACGAGCACCATGACTTCCCCGCTGTGCCCTGGACTCGTCTTCACAAGGTGCGCGAAATTGCTCACGAATTCTATGATGACTTGCCCCGCCACGAGAGTTGGTGCTATGCCATCTGGCGTTTCATCTTCGATGAGAACGTTGGCATGAGTTGCCGTGTCAAGCGTAAGCAGGGTGGACGCCTTGtcggtggtggtgctgttgcCGACTGGAAGCAGTCCGAGATCGAGTCGATTTAG